AAAGGTTGGAGGGTGGCGTTCTGTGAAGATGGAGCCCTCTCCAAGGGAAGGGTGCCTGGCCCCGGTTCCAAGCGGGCCAAGAAGACCTGGACGATAATTGACCGGGTCTTTGGGGGGCATAATGAAGCAATGCTCTGGGCAAAGCATCAGAGCTGGTGAGCCGTCAGGCGAACTACCCCGGTGAGCCGTCAGGCGAACTACCCCGGTGAGCTTCAATCAATTCGACTTCTGAATCTCTGGTTTCGGGAGGGCCAGCGGGCCCCCACCTGGGGGCCTAGACTTCTCCCCGCGTTATCGCGGTTCATATAGGTTTCATACGCAGCTAGTTTTGAAACCCCCCTACCCCCGGCTCGGTCCCTCTATTGAATGTGGATCGCCACCCAAAGACCGGGTCGGGGGCTCCTTATTTACCTCCTGAATTAGAATTTCGCTAACCTGCGAGAAAAATCAGGACTTACGTCATTTTAGCCCCTAAAAAGGCCAAAAATTGAAATTCGCCTAACCCATGAGAAAAATAAAGACTTACAGAAAGGAATCCAACCATGAAGAAAAACGTAAAAGGTACACCTCGCAGCTACAGATGGACCAACCCACAGAGTATCAACACAGACCCCTCCGGGCTGGTCTTTAAAATCGATGAGTACACCATCACCTCTCTTAATCGAGGAGTATACGTCCTGGGCCTCCCTGGCGGCAGAATGGCCATATTTGACGGCGACAAATGGTTCACCACCGACAAACTCGAATGGCCGTGGTTGTTCATGGAAAAATGCCCTATGAACCTCCAGCCCTACACCCTCATCGCCCTGGAACAACTGACATTCGTACGAGGGGCCATGGCGGGGGTCAGGCTCCAACACAAACTCTCCTTAGGATACGCAGAAAGCCTGCTCAGACCCCCCTACTCTCCTGCCCTGATGGCAGTACTGCTGGATCTTAATGAGGTGTCGCAATGAGCTTCCCCCAAACCATATTCCTGGCGTATATCATACTCATGGCAATCGTAACACTCCTACCGGTGCTGATAGACTGGTAGAAAGGACGAATATGCTCGTACTGTGCAGAAAAGCAGGCCAGTCGATCATGATCGGTGATAATGTTAAACTCACCATCATAGAGATACACGGCTCGAAGGTCCGTTTGGGCATAGAAGCACCCGCCCAAGTACCCGTGCACCGTCAGGAGATATATGACCTGATACAGGACCAAAAGAACCTAAGTGCTGTAAGCATAGATAGTTAAGGCCAAAAAACATATCTAAGTTGTTATATTTGGCCCCCGGTGGAGTACAAAAAAGACCCCTCGCAGACCCCAAATTGACCTGTTTAAGCTGTT
Above is a genomic segment from Candidatus Cloacimonadota bacterium containing:
- the csrA gene encoding carbon storage regulator CsrA — translated: MLVLCRKAGQSIMIGDNVKLTIIEIHGSKVRLGIEAPAQVPVHRQEIYDLIQDQKNLSAVSIDS